The following are encoded together in the Hippoglossus stenolepis isolate QCI-W04-F060 chromosome 12, HSTE1.2, whole genome shotgun sequence genome:
- the morn4 gene encoding MORN repeat-containing protein 4: MTLTRGSFTYASGEEYHGEWKEGRRHGVGQLKFQDGTCYTGQFENGLFHGSGVLLFTDGSRYEGEFAHGKFQGAGVFSRYDGMKFEGEFKDGRVEGRGLLTFPDGAHGVPRNEGLFQNHKLQKREKCPGVVQRAQASASSARSLAL, encoded by the exons ATGACTCTGACCAGGGGATCCTTCACCTATGCCAGTGGGGAGGAGTACCACGGCGAGTGGAAAGAAG GTCGGAGGCATGGCGTTGGTCAGCTCAAGTTTCAGGATGGAACCTGCTACACCGGCCAGTTTGAGAACGGACTCTTCCACGGCTCTGGTGTGCTGCTGTTTACAGATGGATCCAG GTACGAAGGAGAATTCGCTCACGGAAAGTTTCAAGGTGCAGGAGTCTTTAGCCGATACGATGGCATGAAGTTTGAAGGAGAATTCAAAGACGGACGTGTTGAGGGACGTG GGCTATTGACTTTCCCGGATGGAGCTCATGGTGTCCCACGAAACGAGGGCTTGTTTCAAAACCACAAGctgcagaagagagagaagtgtcCAGGAGTGGTGCAGCGTGCGCAGGCCTCAGCCTCCAGTGCTCGCAGTCTGGCACTTTGA